A genome region from Bacillota bacterium includes the following:
- a CDS encoding beta-galactosidase, translating to MPAITASSAQPDRFLPIAAWYTAGPSRATMVEPLGADADAIVRRDLANLKESGLNTVRAWIDWASGEPEPGRYDFEALDRILRHAQELGLKLILQIYLDSAPDWILLQYPDSRYVSQGGQAIDSQGSPGYCYDHPGVRQAAERFMQAVAERVRRHPAFFAYDLWSEPHIVQWAYFDYLPQPALFCYCHHSKQRFRRWLKGRYGDLNRLNRAWYRRFTSWDTVEPPRFISLMTYTDFIDWQNFTIEKITQDLAWRARTVKAVDPVHPVTSHSAVPAVMTVPLLEQGEPDDWQVTRVVDVWGTSFYPKHVGAKETADPAVRGAYLDSTRSACASIGKPFWLGELQGGHGYVGTFAEPVTAADIRAWTWGPISHGAKGLCFYAWRPMSRGYESAGFGLTHPDGSPTDRSRAAGEVARVVDRHSGIFAAAQVPQAEAAIVWNNDANILWGCMREKSPYVPSRALLGAYRALFERNFPVDFVHPDQIAALAGPQRGGGRGAAGAGAAPALPPAQGILPGPDPIDVARYKVIYMPFSIMVRRDVAAGLAEFVKRGGTVVAEARTGWNNEEGVVDQAVPGSGLRELFGAQEAWAARRRDGEPVEIEVAPEAELLAFEGGRVKGAYYQQALEAGTARVIGRFAGGEAAVTVREAGPGRAVLMGSWVSFGYHVHRDPATGRFLAGFAAAAGVERPVLVEGVSPGQVEARLLSGETREDGPFGLLFVFNHTAEHLAPRLAVNPKLPGQRFELVELTASERRQQAALHGDGRLRVERPLGPHEIVVALIRPA from the coding sequence GTGCCCGCCATTACAGCGTCCTCGGCTCAGCCGGACCGGTTCTTGCCCATCGCCGCCTGGTATACGGCCGGGCCTTCCCGCGCCACCATGGTGGAGCCGCTGGGTGCCGATGCAGACGCCATCGTTCGCCGGGATCTGGCCAACCTCAAAGAGTCCGGGCTCAACACGGTGCGGGCCTGGATCGACTGGGCTTCAGGGGAGCCCGAGCCCGGCCGCTACGATTTCGAAGCGCTGGACCGCATCCTGAGGCACGCCCAGGAGCTGGGCCTCAAGCTCATCCTGCAGATCTACCTGGACTCGGCCCCCGACTGGATCCTGCTGCAGTACCCTGACAGCCGCTACGTCTCCCAGGGCGGCCAGGCCATCGACTCGCAGGGGTCGCCCGGCTATTGCTACGACCACCCGGGCGTCCGGCAGGCCGCCGAGCGGTTCATGCAGGCCGTGGCGGAGCGGGTGCGGCGGCACCCGGCGTTCTTCGCCTATGACCTGTGGAGCGAGCCCCACATCGTTCAGTGGGCGTACTTCGATTACCTGCCGCAGCCCGCGCTGTTCTGCTACTGCCATCACTCCAAGCAGCGGTTCCGCCGCTGGCTCAAGGGCCGGTACGGCGACCTCAACCGGCTCAACCGGGCGTGGTACCGGCGTTTCACAAGCTGGGACACCGTTGAGCCGCCCCGGTTCATCTCGCTCATGACGTACACCGACTTCATCGACTGGCAAAACTTCACCATCGAGAAGATCACCCAGGACCTGGCGTGGCGCGCCCGCACGGTCAAGGCGGTGGATCCAGTACACCCGGTCACCAGCCACTCTGCCGTGCCCGCGGTGATGACCGTGCCGCTGCTGGAACAGGGCGAGCCGGATGACTGGCAGGTCACCCGGGTCGTGGACGTGTGGGGCACCTCGTTTTACCCGAAACACGTGGGGGCGAAGGAGACCGCCGACCCTGCGGTGCGGGGCGCCTACCTGGACAGCACCCGCTCGGCGTGCGCCAGCATCGGCAAGCCGTTCTGGCTCGGAGAGCTGCAGGGCGGCCACGGCTACGTGGGCACCTTCGCCGAACCCGTCACGGCCGCCGACATCCGCGCCTGGACCTGGGGCCCCATCAGTCACGGCGCCAAGGGGTTGTGCTTCTACGCCTGGCGGCCCATGAGCCGTGGGTATGAGTCGGCCGGCTTCGGGCTGACGCACCCGGACGGGTCGCCGACCGACCGGTCAAGGGCGGCGGGCGAGGTGGCGCGGGTCGTCGACCGCCACTCGGGGATCTTCGCCGCTGCCCAGGTGCCCCAGGCGGAGGCCGCCATCGTCTGGAACAACGACGCCAACATTCTCTGGGGCTGCATGCGGGAGAAGTCGCCGTACGTCCCCTCCCGCGCGCTGCTCGGCGCCTACCGGGCCCTGTTTGAACGCAACTTCCCCGTGGACTTCGTGCACCCAGACCAGATCGCCGCGCTGGCGGGGCCGCAGCGGGGCGGGGGCCGGGGAGCCGCGGGTGCGGGGGCGGCCCCGGCGCTGCCTCCGGCCCAGGGCATCCTGCCCGGGCCGGATCCCATCGACGTGGCCCGCTACAAGGTGATTTACATGCCGTTCTCTATCATGGTGCGCCGCGACGTGGCCGCCGGCCTTGCCGAGTTCGTGAAGCGCGGCGGCACGGTGGTGGCCGAGGCCCGCACCGGCTGGAACAACGAGGAAGGCGTCGTCGATCAGGCCGTTCCCGGGTCGGGCCTGCGGGAGCTGTTTGGGGCGCAGGAGGCGTGGGCTGCCCGGCGCCGCGACGGGGAGCCCGTGGAGATTGAGGTCGCCCCGGAGGCGGAGCTGCTGGCCTTCGAGGGCGGACGGGTCAAGGGCGCCTACTACCAGCAGGCGCTGGAGGCGGGCACGGCCAGGGTCATCGGCCGCTTTGCCGGCGGGGAGGCGGCCGTGACCGTTCGCGAGGCCGGACCTGGCCGCGCCGTGCTCATGGGGAGCTGGGTCAGCTTCGGGTATCACGTGCACCGGGATCCGGCCACGGGGCGCTTCCTGGCGGGCTTCGCGGCGGCAGCGGGCGTCGAGAGGCCCGTCCTGGTCGAAGGGGTGAGCCCCGGCCAGGTCGAGGCGCGGCTCCTTTCGGGCGAGACGCGGGAGGACGGGCCGTTCGGGCTTCTGTTCGTGTTCAACCACACGGCCGAACACCTCGCCCCGCGGCTTGCCGTGAACCCCAAGCTGCCCGGGCAGCGCTTCGAACTCGTGGAGTTGACGGCTTCCGAGCGGCGCCAGCAGGCCGCACTGCACGGAGACGGGCGGCTGCGCGTGGAGCGCCCGCTCGGCCCGCACGAGATCGTCGTGGCGCTCATCCGACCGGCCTGA
- a CDS encoding ROK family protein, with the protein MATVAAVDIGGTQVRAALIEGGGTILRRLAEPVERANDGPSLTAQVAGLVRRLSGEPLALGVSLPAVIDRTAGRVEWAPNLPGWNGVPLGGELSAALGLPVALEYDGHAAVLGEHWAGTGRGVAELAFVIVGTGVGGGFISGGQLVRGFTNLAGAGGWMSVPAPRGWDAQSACQKGFLESLIAGPALQQAAARQLGQALAPRDLFDRASAGDPACRAIVEGALEHLGWALVNVVSLLNPQLVLLGGSVGLRFAGYADRLEAMIRRHAQPWSARAARVAPAGLGDDAGLLGAGRSAVELVKGA; encoded by the coding sequence ATGGCAACGGTGGCCGCCGTGGACATCGGGGGGACTCAGGTGCGTGCCGCGCTGATCGAAGGCGGCGGCACCATCCTCCGAAGGCTGGCGGAACCGGTGGAGAGAGCGAACGACGGCCCGTCTCTCACGGCCCAGGTCGCCGGCCTGGTGCGCCGCCTGAGCGGCGAGCCTCTGGCGCTCGGCGTCAGCCTCCCGGCCGTCATCGACCGGACCGCCGGCCGCGTCGAGTGGGCGCCCAACCTCCCCGGCTGGAACGGAGTGCCGCTTGGGGGTGAGCTGAGCGCCGCCCTGGGGCTGCCGGTCGCTCTGGAGTACGACGGCCACGCCGCAGTCCTCGGCGAGCACTGGGCCGGAACCGGGCGCGGCGTCGCCGAGTTGGCCTTCGTCATCGTGGGGACCGGGGTCGGCGGCGGATTCATCTCCGGGGGGCAGCTGGTGCGGGGCTTCACCAACCTGGCGGGTGCGGGCGGCTGGATGTCCGTCCCGGCTCCGCGCGGGTGGGACGCGCAGAGCGCGTGCCAGAAGGGGTTCCTGGAATCGCTCATCGCCGGGCCGGCCCTGCAGCAGGCGGCAGCGCGCCAGCTCGGGCAGGCACTTGCGCCCCGAGACCTCTTCGACCGGGCCTCCGCCGGTGACCCGGCCTGCCGCGCCATCGTGGAAGGCGCCCTCGAGCACCTCGGCTGGGCGCTGGTCAACGTGGTCTCCCTGCTCAACCCGCAATTGGTGCTCCTGGGCGGGAGCGTGGGCCTGCGCTTTGCCGGGTATGCGGACAGGCTGGAGGCCATGATCCGCCGCCACGCGCAGCCGTGGTCGGCCCGCGCCGCCCGCGTGGCGCCGGCAGGGCTCGGAGACGACGCCGGGCTCTTGGGTGCAGGGCGCTCCGCTGTGGAATTGGTCAAGGGCGCCTGA
- a CDS encoding SIS domain-containing protein — MGQASQSYLESVEQILARIRDTQAGAIEKAADRMAHAIKAGRAVFVFGSGHSVLPVLDIFPRYGGYVGFYPLADPRLMWFFPVGPGGARELLWLERREGYLASFLKSHPLTGEDVVLVFSHGGLNAAPVEMALHARQAGASVVAVTSVANARTRPASHSTGKKLADVADVVIDNCTPPEDAQVKIDGWPHPVAAASTVAFVAIAQALVAETAARLAALGVKKRVFVSPNVREVEAGHNEKVFEEFEAWVRALKS; from the coding sequence ATGGGCCAAGCATCGCAATCGTACCTGGAGTCGGTGGAACAGATCCTGGCTCGTATTCGAGATACCCAGGCGGGCGCCATCGAGAAGGCCGCCGACCGGATGGCCCACGCCATCAAGGCAGGCCGGGCCGTCTTCGTCTTCGGGAGCGGCCACTCGGTGCTCCCGGTGCTGGACATCTTCCCGCGCTACGGGGGCTATGTGGGGTTCTACCCGCTGGCCGACCCGCGCCTGATGTGGTTCTTCCCTGTTGGCCCGGGCGGGGCGCGGGAGCTTCTGTGGCTCGAGCGCCGGGAGGGCTACCTTGCGTCCTTCCTCAAGAGCCACCCGCTGACGGGGGAGGACGTGGTGCTGGTCTTCTCGCACGGCGGCCTCAACGCCGCTCCCGTCGAAATGGCCCTCCACGCCAGGCAGGCGGGTGCGTCCGTGGTAGCCGTAACGTCCGTTGCCAATGCCCGCACCCGCCCGGCCTCCCACTCCACCGGCAAGAAGCTGGCGGATGTCGCGGACGTCGTCATCGACAACTGCACGCCGCCCGAGGACGCCCAGGTGAAGATCGACGGGTGGCCTCATCCCGTGGCGGCCGCGTCCACGGTGGCTTTCGTGGCCATCGCACAGGCTCTCGTGGCGGAGACGGCGGCCCGCCTTGCGGCACTGGGCGTCAAGAAGCGGGTCTTCGTCTCGCCCAACGTCCGGGAGGTGGAAGCCGGCCACAACGAAAAGGTGTTCGAGGAGTTCGAGGCGTGGGTTCGGGCGTTGAAGTCGTAG